Within Agarivorans litoreus, the genomic segment GATTAGCCTATTAGGCTACCATGATGTCGTACAATTCGTCATCACTTTGTGCACAACGAAGTTGTTTACATATTTGCTTATCGTTAAGTTTTTCAGCGACTTGAGCAAGAGTATTAAGATGTTGCTTACATTGATCTTCGGGTACTAGTAATGCAAATACTAAGTCAACCGGCTTGTTATCAATAGCATCGAAAGAAATGGGGGGATCGCAACGCAAGAAAACCGCAGTGGCTTGATGTTGGTTGTCAATACGGCCATGAGGAATTGCAATGCCTTGGCCAATACCAGTACTGCCCATCTTTTCTCGATTTAACAAGCTTTCGAAAATGCATTGGGTAGTAGTATCAAGCTGTTTGGCAGCCAGCTCGCTGACTATTTCTAGGGCGCGCTTTTTTGAAGAGCATTGAACTGCACTTTGAGTGCAGTTCAAGCTAAGTACTTTGTTTAGTTGCATAAGGTTGGTTAACGTTTGTTAAGTTTTTCTTTATGTTTGATGACTTGGCGATCAAGTTTATCAATCAGGCTGTCTATGGCAGCATACATGTCAGAGTGCTCAGAGGTGGCAAATACTTCGCCGCCGTTTAAATGTAATGTAGCTTCAGCAATTTGGTTCAGCTTTTCGACGTTGAGGATGACGTGAACATTATTGATTTGATCGAATCGTCGGGTGAGTTTGGCAAACTTGCTGTGGACATATTCTTTCAAAGATTCAGTTATTTCTACGTGGTGTCCAGTAAGGTTAATTTGCATAGATATCTTCCCCTTTTTAGTGGCCTTAAATAAGGCTCTTTCGTTGGTTAGAAGGTGGAATTGCTAAAGATTCACGATATTTAGCAATTGTACGTCTTGCCACCTTGATCCCCTGATCTGCCAAAATATCAGCAATTTTGCTGTCGCTGAGTGGTTTACTGGTATTTTCGGCAGCTACCAGTTTCTTGATTAATGCACGAATAGCGGTTGATGAACACTCACCTCCACCATCGGTAGCCACATGGCTAGAAAAGAAATACTTAAGCTCGAAGATACCGCGCGGTGTGTGCATGAACTTTTGGGTGGTTACTCGGGAAATAGTGGATTCATGCATTTCTACAGCTTCTGCAACATCGTTCAGTACCATTGGCTTCATGGCTTCTTCGCCATATTCAAAAAACGCCTGTTGATGATGAACAATGCAGTTGGATACTTTTAATAGGGTTTCGTTGCGGCTCTCGATACTTTTAATAAACCACTTGGCTTCTTGTAAGTGGCTACGAATAAACTGGGTATCGTTAGCGTTGGTGGAGGTTTTACTTAAAGATGCATAATGGGAGTTAACCCGTAACTTAGGCATTGCATCTGGGTTGAGTTCTACCACCCAGCGTCCTTGGCGCTTAACAACCGATACATCTGGGATAATATACTGGGCTTGGTTAGGCTCAACTGCGTTACCAGGCCGAGGTTCAAGCGTATGAATCAAACGCATAACTTCGCGTAACTGGTCTTCTTTAAGTTTGGTTTTACGGGCTAATAGACGAAAATCGCGATTAGCTAATACATCAATGTGATTTGAAACTACGTCTTTGGCTTCATTTAGCCAAGGTGTGTCTTCGGCAAAGCGACTTAATTGGATTAGTAAACACTCTTGCAGCGAGCGCGCTGCTATACCAACCGGGTCAAAATGCTGAATGCGCTTAAGCACCGCTTCTACTTCATCCAGCTCTACATCTAAGTCATTGTTATCGCTTGAACGTAAGCCTTCCAGTAGCTGCTCACAGTCTTGAGTGAGGTAGCCCGATTCATCTACCGCATCAATAATGGCTAAAGCAATAGCTTGGTCTACTTCACTAAATGGAGTGAGTTGCATTTGCCACAATAAGTGGTCTTGCAATGAGTCGACAGTTTCGCCCTGAAACACCATGTCGTTGTCGTCGCTGATGGCATTGCCAGATGAGCTGGCCGGAGCAGAACTAGCGCTGTAGATATCGTCCCAAGTAGAGTCAACAGGGAGGTCGTCAGAAACAGTTTCTTGATTAATGGCATCGCCTGCTTCAATTTGACTGTTGTCTATGTCCGCAGTGGATTCGGCCTCGGTAGACTTCTCATTAGTAGATTTAGCGTCGTTTGCGTCACTATCATTGGCATGAGACTCATCCGCCTCAAGCAGAGGGTTACTTTCCAGAGCCTCTTGGATCTCTTGCTGTAAATCCAGTGTTGAAAGCTGGAGTAAGCGAATGGCCTGTTGTAACTGGGGGGTCATGGTTAACTGCTGACCAAGACGCAACTGCAAAGATGCTTTCATTAACTACCGCTGTTCCTTCTTTTTATTGTCTTTTTTAAACTTGCACTTTAACTATAGCTTGAATTGTTCCCCGAGATAAACTCGTTTCACATGTTCGTTTTCGAGAATTTCTTCTGGCTTTCCTGAGGCTATCAATTCACCTTGGCTAACGATATAGGCATGCTCACAAACATCGAGAGTTTCTCGAACATTGTGGTCGGTTATTAGTACACCTAGACCGCGATCACGTAGGTGTTCAATGATCTTTTTAATATCGATAACAGAAATAGGATCTACCCCCGCGAAGGGTTCGTCAAGCAAAATAAACTTAGGTGCGGCGGCTAGTGCTCGAGCAATTTCAACTCTTCGGCGTTCACCACCCGATAAGCTCATGCCTAGGTTTTTGCGAATATGGCCAATGTGAAACTCTTCAAGAAGGTCGTCTAATGCGCCAATTTGTTGCTCTTTATCGAGGTCTTTTCGAGTCTCTAATACGGCAAGAATGTTCTTCTCTACGGATAAGCGGCGAAAGATAGAGGCTTCTTGCGGAAGATAGCCAATGCCTTTGCGTGCACGGGTGTGCATTGCAGTACTGGATATATCGTCATCGTCGATGAGAATTCGGCCTTGGTCACGAGGCACCAAACCCACCACCATGTAAAAAGTGGTTGTTTTGCCAGCGCCGTTTGGGCCAAGTAAACCGACAATTTTGCCGGTCTCTACGTTTAAGCTAACGTTTTTGACAACTTTGCGGCCTTTGTAAGCCTTAGCCAAGTTTTCAGCAATTAGGGTGCTCATTATTGCTGGTCTTCCTTGGGGGTTAGCTCATCAAGCTGTTGAGGCAAGAAAATAGTGGTGACACGGCTATTCTCGTCGCCTTGAGCCACCATTTCTTGTTTATTAATGCTGTATTTGATCATTTTACCCTTTACCAAGCTCTCTTCTTGTTTGAGTTGAGCATTGGTAGTGAGTGTTAGCGTTTGGGTTTTTAAGTCGTAACGCACTTCGTTAGCTTCAGCTTCAATTGGCTTGCCGCTATCAAGTAATTGATAAAACGTTGCGGGTTCGCCTTTAGCGATCATAACTTCGCTGCCTTTTTCTTCGCTACCAATAACGCTTAGTTCTTCGGCGTGCATTTTTATCGAGCCTTGAGTCACCACAACATTATTGTAAAAGGTGACTCGGTTTTCTTTGATATTGACCTGCTGGCGGTCAGCATCAACAATAATTTGTTTGTTAAAGTCGTCTTCTAGTGCTTGTGAACCCCAAGAAAACATAAACAAGCTAGCTGCAAGTGCTAACTTACTCTTGTGGGTTGTGGTAAACCGCTTCGATATCATCTAATAAAGTCACTATTTCGTTGGCTAAATCACCGTCCATGCCAACGCCATACAGTTCGTATGAAGGGCCATATACGGTAACAGGTTGATCGCTGCTCATGGTTTCTGTTTGCAGGTCGATCTCCAATCTTTCGGTAATCAAATCGCGAACATACTCACCACGACTCAAATTTTTAATTACTACATTGTCATTTAAAATGACGTTTTGCTGCTGCTGTACTGTAGCGTGATCGGCCACAATTTGCCATACAGGTTGGTTAGGAGCTGGGTACACTAGTATTTTGGGTTGAGCAAAAGTAGTGTGCTTAAGTTGTTCAAAAAACGCCATTTCTTCTGCATAGATTCGGTAGCGTGGGCTGCCGTTTTCGCCAAAGCTCACACTGTAGAGTTTTTCAGCAACAAAGTTTGGTTTGCTGGCCTCGCGTTTAGCGCTTAGCTGCTTGGTCTCTGAAGGGCTAAGCTGCCATAGCACTATGGCTAGTAGAAATAGGCCAGCAAAGAACCAGGTTGGGCGATTCATACACTCATACCTTGAGCATTTTCAAGCTCGCCTTTTGCTTGCAGTAGTAGATCGCAAAGCTCACGAACTGCACCAAAACCGCCACGGGTTTGGGTGATAAAGTTGGCACTTTGTTTACACAAGGGGTGAGCATCTTGGACTGCCACACCTAAACCACAGGCGCGCATAACAGGTGTGTCTACTACATCATCGCCAATGTAAGCGACTTCTTCAGGGGCTAAAGCCAGTTGCTCGAGCATTTGTTGGTAAGCTACTAGCTTGTCTTGTTGGCCCTGGTAGATACGCGTAATGCCTAAAGCCTGCATGCGCTGTTGCACAATGTTAGATTGACGGCCAGTAATAATAGCGACTTCGATGCCGATATTCAGTAGCGCTTTAATGCCAAATCCGTCGTGGGTATGAAAGGCCTTTAGTTCTTCTCCGTTATTGCCCATATAAATGCGACCGTCGGAGAAAACCCCGTCTACATCGCAAACTAAAAGTTTAATTTTAGCCGCCGCATCAAAATTGCTTTGGCTTACCGCGCCATAGGGCGTGTTTATCGTCACTAGTAAACTCCGGCTTGTAATAAGGTATGCATATTAAATGCACCCACAACGGCATTATTGTTTAGCACAAACAAACCGTTAATTGACTTGGTTTTCATGAGTTTTAAGGCATCAAAGGCTAGCCAGTTGTCGTCAATTACTTTGGGGTTTTGCGTCATCACTTGACCAATTTGGGTATCGTGAATATCGATGCGCTGATCAAGGATGCGCCGCAAGTCGCCATCAGTAAAAATGCCTGCCAGCTGTTGCTTGGAATCAAGTACTCCCACCATGCCTAAACCTTTGGCAGTGATTTCGAATAGCGCTTCGCGAATAGTTTGTTCGACTGTTACTAGCGGAATTTGTTCCCCAGTTAGCATTAAGTCGCTGACACTTAGTAGCAGCTTTTTGCCCAAGGTTCCGCCTGGGTGGGACAGGGCAAAGTCGTCGGCCGTGAAGCCGCGAGCTTCTAATAAAGCAACTGCTAGAGCATCGCCCATTACCAAGGTGGCAGTAGAGCTTGCTGTTGGTGCTAGCCCTAAGGGGCAAGCTTCTCGTGGCACCGAGATGCATAAGTGATAGTTAGCCAGCTTTGCCATGGATGAGTTGGGGTTGCTAGTCATGGCAATAGAACGCACACCAATGCGGTTAAACACCGGGTACAGAGACAATATTTCTTCAGACTCGCCTGAATTAGACAAGGCTAATACGATATCGTCGGCGGCGATCATGCCTAAGTCACCATGGCAGGCTTCGCCAGGATGAACAAAAAAAGCCGGTGTGCCAGTAGATGCTAAGGTGGCCGCAATTTTGTTAGCAATATGACCTGATTTCCCCATCCCTGTGAGGATAACTTTACCCTTACAGGCCAGTATCATTTCGCAGGCAGCAGCAAATTCTTGGTCGATATATTGGTGAAGGTTATCAATACCTAAGCTTTCAATTTCTAGAACTCGCTTAGCAACAGCGATGTAATCAAATGACACCCACTTCCCCTTAGTTTTAAAATTAATGACAACAGCGGCTTATACTAAGAATAATAGCATTTGGTAGCCTATGAAGCCGCTTAACAATAAGCCGCCTTCCCATCGAGAAATCTTACGGCTTTTACCAAAACCCATGGCCATTACAAACAGCACCACGGTTACACCCATCATCACATAAAAGTCGCGGCCCGCTGCGTGGGCGTCGATAGGACCAGGCGCCAACATGGCTGGTACCGCCAAAACAGCCAAAATATTGAAAAGGTTAGAACCAATAATGTTACCTAAAACCAAATCGTCTTCTTTTTTTATCACGCCTGCGATACACGCGGCTAGCTCGGGCAAACTGGTGCCAATGGCAATAATGGTTAAGCCGATAACTAGGTCACTCATGCCAAAGTAGCGGGCAATTTCGGAAGCCGAGCCCACTAATAAATCGGCGCTAAGAGGTAACACAACCATACCTATCGCTAACCAAAACAGTGCTTTACCGGTTGGCACATCATTAGGGACTTCCGATTCTGCTTCCTCAACCATTGGGTCTACGGTATTGCTATTACGTTGGCGTAAGGAGTTAACGATTAAGTAGGCCATAAGCGCTATAAACAAGGTAAGTAGAACAACCCCTTCAAGGTAACCCAGTTGTTGGTCGTGTAATACCCAGCCCGCTACTGCGGTAGCACCTAACACCATCGGTAATTCTCTAAACAGAGTTGACGAAGACACCAACAAGGGTTTGAGCAGCGCTGTTAAACCAAGAACTAAAGTAATGTTGGTAATATTGGAGCCAATGACATTACCCACCGCGGTATTCATTTTGCCTTCTAGAGATGCGGTGGCAGAAACCATAATTTCGGGCGCCGACGAGCCTAAAGCCACAATGGTTAAGCCAATAATCATGGGTGATAAACCAAAATTATTGGCGATAGCAGCCGCACCAAAAACAAAACGGTCGGCACTCCATACCAATAATGCTAAGCCAACAATCAACAATAAACATTCAACTAGCATGCAAGTCCTTAAATTAAAAAATATCCGCGATGCAAAAAAATCGAGGCATTGTCGGCATTTTCCCGGTAAAAGGGAAGAGTTTAGCCTTGAGTGTAAGCAATTATCTCAATAATATGTCTGCCTTGGCCAATCAAGATTGCTCACGGAGTGGCAGATAGTTTGATTGAAGTAACACAACTGGCGTTTCAGCGCGGTGATAAAGTCATTTTTGATGGCTTAGATCTACATATCCCAACCGGCAAAGTGACAGCCATTATGGGGCCTAGTGGAATTGGTAAAACAACACTGCTCAAATTAATTGGTGGTCAGCTAAAGCCGACTGCAGGCCAAGTGCTGATTGATGGCCAAGATGTTCACCAACTAAAGCGCAGTGATTTGTTCAAACTGCGTAAACGTATTGGCATGTTGTTTCAAAGTGGCGCTCTATTTAGCGACCTTAACGTTTTTGAAAATGTTGCTTTTCCATTGCGTGAACATACCACGTTGCCCGAGCCGGTGCTGCGTAACTTAGTGTTAATGAAATTGCAGGCAGTAGGCCTACGTGGCACGGCTCAGTTAATGCCTAGCGATTTATCTGGAGGTATGGCTCGGCGCGTGGCGCTAGCTCGTGCGATTGCTTTAGAGCCAGAAATAATTCTTTATGATGAACCCTTTGTTGGCCAAGATCCGATCTCGATGGGCGTACTGATTAAGCTTATTCAAGGTTTGAATCAAAGTTTGCAACTCACTTCAGTCATCGTTTCTCACGACGTGAATGAGGTGCTAAGCATTGCCGATTATGTCTTTGTTATTGATGGCCACAGTGTGTTAGCACAAGGAACGGTTGAAGAGATTGCTAAAAACCCAGACCCTCGGTTAGCCCAATTCCTTCAAGGTCAGGCTGATGGACCCGCGGCATTTCACTATCCTGCAGAAGACTACGCGCAAGCATTAAAGGCGAGTTTATGATTGACGCTATTGCAGCCTTAGGCCGCAACACCTTATTACGTCTTGGTGCGCTAGGCCGCGCCAGCTTAATGCTTTGGCATGCTCTACTGTGTTTACCAAGCAAGCAATTACTTAAAGATACTATCCGCCAAATTTACGTAGTCGGTGTGCAATCACTACCTATTATTGTGGTCTCTGGTCTATTCATTGGCATGGTACTCGCCTTACAGGGCTACCACATTTTGGTGGATTTTGGCGCCGAGACTAGCCTCGGTCCTATGGTGGCTTTATCGCTGTTACGTGAGCTTGGCCCAGTGGTTACAGCATTGTTGTTTGCTGGTAGGGCTGGCTCAGCCTTAACTGCCGAAATAGGTTTGATGAAAACCACCGAACAACTCTCTAGCATGGAAATGATGGCCGTTGATCCGCTTAAGCGAGTGATCGCTCCACGTTTATGGGCTGGCTTTATTGCCATGCCCTTGCTTACTTTAATGTTCAACTTGGTAGGTATATGGGGTGGTTTTTTAGTTGGCGTTGAGTGGCTAGGTGTAGATAACGGCAGCTTTTGGTCAATTACCGCAGCTTCAATAGAATTTGGTCAAGACATTGGCAATGGCATTATTAAAAGCGCTGTGTTTGCTATAACAGTAGTTTGGGTTGCTTTGTTTAATGGTTACGATGCGATGCCGAGCGCTCAGGGAATTAGCCAAGCGACTACACGCAGCGTGGTGCACGCCTCTTTATTGGTTTTAGCCTTTGATTTTGTTCTAACCGCCTTGATGTTTGGCAGTTAGGTTTAGGGAATAACATGAAAGTAAATAAATTAGAATTATCGGTTGGTTTGTTTGTGTTGTTGGGCATTGCTGCCTTACTGATTTTGTCGCTCAAGATAGCCAATAGCCAATTAGGGAACAACTCCGATACTTATACTTTGTATGCTAAGTTCGACAACATTGGTGGGCTAAAAGCCCGCTCCCCGGTCAAAGTTGGCGGTGTGGTAGTTGGTCGCGTCGAAGACATTAATCTTGATACTGATGATTACATGGCAAAAGTCACTTTAAGCATGTATCGCCAATATGGCCTCTACCCCGAGACCAGTTCATTATCCATTCTTACCGCTGGCTTGTTAGGTGAGCAATATATAGGCCTTACCCCAGGTTTTGTATTGGATGGTATTGAAGAGCTAAATGACGGTGATGTGATCGAAGACACTAAATCAGCGTTAGTACTAGAAGAATTAATTGGGCAATTCCTGTTTTCTATAACGGAGAAATAGCATGTTTATAAAGCGCTTGATGTTGGTATTAACACTATTATTTAGTGTGAGTGCCTTAGCTGAACAGGTAAACGAAAATCCTTATCGTTTGATGAGCTATGTAGCAGAGCAAACTTTTAGTCGCTTAGCGGCAGTGGATAGGGATGCGGCTGATTCAGCTCAGCAAATACAAGATATTGTGCGTGAACAGTTAATGCCGCATATTGATTATCGTTATGCATCATTTATCGTGTTAGGCACGCAAATTCAAAAAACGACTAAGCCACAACGAGAAGAGTTTACCGCCGCTTTTAAAGAATATTTGGTAAGTACCTACACTCAAGCTTTAGGGCAATACAAACAACAGCAAGTAACTATTGAGCCAGAACGCTCGGTAGAGGGTAAGTCTAAAGTTGGCGTCAAAGCACAATTTGTTGACGGAGAGCGTCCACCGATAAAATTGGAATTTAAATTCCGTAAGTTAAAGAACCAAACGCCCGACAGCCCGGATCGCTGGCTGGCTTACGATCTTGTCGCTGAAGGGGTTAGTTTGCTCTCGACAAAACAATCTGAGATGGATAGTTTGATTCGCAACAACGGCATTGATGGCGTTATAAAACTTCTACAAGACAAAAACTTTGCGGCTAATGAGTCTAAGTCATGAAGGCTGAATTGAGCGTTGAGCGGCAGTGTTTATCGCTTAGCGGAGATTGGGATAGCCAACAAGTTGCACTTAAGTGGAACGAATTGCGAACTTGCCAAGCTCAAGAATTAGATCTCGCCAAGCTCAAGCGGATTGACTCTGCAGGAATAGCCGCTATTATCACCGCCTTAAAACCGGAGCCCAGTAAGCGCTTATTAATTAAGCACTGTCCTGAACAAGCCAGGCTGTTATTTAAACTTTACGAGTTAGACAGCTTGCTGCACTTTGAAGATTAACGCACTTAACGCGGAGCGAATTATGCAACCAGAACAAATCGAAGAAATCTTATCGCAAGCGCTTGAGTTAGAGCATGTGCAAGTGAGTGGTGAAGGTAATCACTTTCAAGTTGTTGCTGTTGGTGCAATGTTTACGGATTTATCGCGAGTTAAAAAACAACAAGCGGTTTATGCACCATTGAAAGAGTACATTGCGAGTAATGAAATTCACGCTTTAGGAATAAAAGCGTTCACTCCTGATGAATGGCAAAAGCAACAGAAGTTTGGCCAATTGTAGTCTTTAGGAGTTTTAGTGGATAAGTTTAGAATTGAAGGTGGCTGCCGCCTAGAGGGTGAAGTGGCTATCTCGGGGGCAAAAAACGCGGCTCTGCCAATCCTTTTTGCAACCTTATTATGTGAAGAGCAAGTTACCCTACACAATGTCCCTCAGCTAAGAGATATTGGCACTACCTGTAAGATGCTTGAGCATCTTGGGCGCGAAGTAGAAGTTAAGGGCGAAACCGTTATTGTTAAAGCGGGTAAAGCCAATGACTTTGTGGCCCCTTATGATTTAGTTAAAACCATGCGTGCTTCTATTATGGCCTTAGGGCCGTTAGTGGCGCGTTATGGTGAAGCTGATGTATCGCTACCTGGCGGTTGTGCCATTGGTGCGCGCCCAGTTAATTTACATATTCATGGCTTAGAGCTTATGCAAGCTAACATGAGTGTGGAAGATGGTTATGTAAAAGCTCGCGTAGATGGCCGTTTAAAAGGTGCTCGCATCTTTATGGACATGGTGAGTGTAACCGGTACTGAAAACTTAATGATGGCTGCTGCGCTGGCTGAGGGCGAAACCATCATTGAAAACGCCGCTCGCGAACCTGAAGTGGTCGACCTCGCAGATTTCTTAAATACCTTAGGTGCCGACATTAAAGGTGCGGGTAGCGACACCATTGTAATTAACGGCGTAGAAAGCTTACATAGTGGCGAATACAGTGTTTTACCTGACCGGATAGAAACCGGAACGTACTTGGTGGGAGCAGCGGTAACCGGTGGTAAAGTGCGTTGTACCCATACCGATCCCAGTTTAATGGAATCGGTACTTTCTAAGTTGGAAGAAGCGGGCGCTAAGGTTACTAGTGGCAAAGACTGGATTGAAGTTGATATGCAAGGCTGCCAGCTTAAAGCAGTAAACGTGAAAACTGCACCTCATCCAGCATTCCCAACTGATATGCAAGCACAGTTTACCGTGTTAAACATTGTTGCCGAAGGTACCGGGCATGTAACGGAGACTATCTTCGAAAACCGCTTTATGCACGTGCCGGAGTTAATGCGTATGGGGGCGGAAATTGAGTTAGAAGGTAATACCGCTATTTGTAAGCACTCTGAGCACTTAACTGGCGCGCAGGTAATGGCGACTGATTTACGTGCGTCTGCGAGC encodes:
- the murA gene encoding UDP-N-acetylglucosamine 1-carboxyvinyltransferase, producing the protein MDKFRIEGGCRLEGEVAISGAKNAALPILFATLLCEEQVTLHNVPQLRDIGTTCKMLEHLGREVEVKGETVIVKAGKANDFVAPYDLVKTMRASIMALGPLVARYGEADVSLPGGCAIGARPVNLHIHGLELMQANMSVEDGYVKARVDGRLKGARIFMDMVSVTGTENLMMAAALAEGETIIENAAREPEVVDLADFLNTLGADIKGAGSDTIVINGVESLHSGEYSVLPDRIETGTYLVGAAVTGGKVRCTHTDPSLMESVLSKLEEAGAKVTSGKDWIEVDMQGCQLKAVNVKTAPHPAFPTDMQAQFTVLNIVAEGTGHVTETIFENRFMHVPELMRMGAEIELEGNTAICKHSEHLTGAQVMATDLRASASLVIAALVAEGETVVDRIYHIDRGYQNIETKFANLGAKITRFNDRS